A stretch of Parvimonas micra DNA encodes these proteins:
- a CDS encoding type III pantothenate kinase encodes MLLVIDVGNTNIVLGVYQGYSLICDFRLNTIKNKTSDEYAMSITEILHANDIKKSEIDDVVVASVVPDVMHSIENAIKKYFNLKPIIIDDNCDLGIKINHDNPKTIGADRIVNSVAGIKKYGVPLIIIDIGTAITFDVVDENSVYQGGAIIPGIGISSEALFLKTAKLPRVELYKPERIVAKNTMDNIRVGMVIGYIGLIEKLIDEIVKEMNFDVSKLKVVATGGYSSLITKDIDKINIIDKKLTLDGMLEIYKMKKGL; translated from the coding sequence ATGTTATTAGTTATAGATGTTGGAAATACAAATATTGTTTTGGGAGTTTATCAAGGATATTCACTAATTTGTGATTTTAGACTTAATACGATAAAAAATAAAACAAGTGATGAATATGCAATGTCAATTACAGAAATATTACATGCTAACGATATTAAAAAATCTGAAATTGACGATGTTGTTGTAGCATCAGTTGTTCCTGATGTTATGCATTCAATTGAAAATGCTATAAAAAAATATTTTAATTTAAAACCAATAATTATTGATGATAATTGTGATTTGGGAATAAAAATAAATCACGATAATCCAAAAACAATTGGAGCAGATAGAATAGTAAATTCAGTTGCAGGAATTAAAAAATATGGAGTTCCTTTGATAATTATAGATATTGGAACAGCTATTACTTTTGATGTAGTTGATGAAAATTCAGTTTATCAAGGTGGAGCTATAATTCCAGGAATTGGAATTTCATCAGAAGCACTTTTTTTAAAAACTGCAAAACTTCCAAGAGTAGAACTTTATAAACCTGAAAGAATTGTAGCTAAAAATACAATGGATAATATTAGAGTTGGTATGGTAATTGGATATATTGGACTTATTGAAAAGTTGATTGATGAAATTGTAAAAGAGATGAATTTTGATGTTTCTAAGTTAAAAGTTGTTGCAACAGGTGGATATTCCAGCTTAATTACCAAAGATATAGATAAGATTAATATTATAGATAAGAAACTTACTCTTGATGGAATGCTTGAAATCTATAAGATGAAAAAGGGGTTATAG
- a CDS encoding CTP synthase, giving the protein MSKFIFITGGVVSGIGKGICGASLGRLLKDRGFSVFMQKFDPYINVDPGTMSPYQHGEVFVTKDGAETDLDLGHYERFIDEELTQRSNVTTGRIYSEVIQKERRGDYNGSTVQVIPHITDRIKGYVYKAAEESKADIIITEIGGTVGDIESLPFIEAIRQIHAENKKEDVLFIHTTLVPTIPGSDELKTKPTQHSFKELMSQGIKTNIIVVRSPEKISDEIKNKISLFCDVPKSAIVQSENVDFIYEVPVRLHEQGLDDYVLHKLCLEGKPIVKNNWKEMIDSYKEVKSELEIGLVGKYVQLHDAYLSVSQALIDAGYKNAHKINIHWINSEEVTEETAKEVFKGIDGIIVPGGFGGRGIEGMIATSKYARENNIPYFGICLGMQIAIIDIARNVANLEGADSTEKDDTTKYPVIDLMENQFDVENIGGTLRLGNYDCKLLKNTKSRELYNSEIIQERHRHRYEFNNKYRKELEKAGVIFSGINPELNLVEIIEYTGSNYFVACQFHPEFKSRPNKVHPLFDGFIKASIKNKNK; this is encoded by the coding sequence ATGAGCAAATTTATTTTCATTACCGGAGGAGTTGTTTCTGGAATAGGTAAAGGAATATGTGGAGCAAGTTTGGGAAGGCTTTTAAAAGATAGAGGATTTAGTGTTTTTATGCAAAAATTTGATCCATATATAAATGTTGACCCGGGAACAATGAGTCCATATCAACATGGAGAAGTTTTTGTAACAAAAGATGGAGCAGAAACAGATTTGGACTTAGGTCATTATGAAAGATTTATTGATGAGGAACTTACTCAAAGAAGTAATGTTACTACTGGAAGAATTTATAGTGAAGTAATTCAAAAGGAACGTAGAGGAGATTATAACGGTTCAACAGTTCAAGTTATTCCACATATTACTGATAGAATAAAGGGATATGTTTATAAGGCTGCTGAGGAAAGTAAAGCTGATATAATTATAACTGAAATTGGTGGTACAGTTGGAGATATTGAATCACTACCTTTTATTGAAGCAATTAGACAAATTCATGCGGAAAATAAAAAAGAAGATGTTTTATTTATTCATACTACTTTGGTACCTACTATACCGGGCTCAGATGAATTAAAAACTAAGCCAACCCAACATTCTTTTAAGGAACTTATGAGTCAAGGAATAAAGACTAATATAATAGTTGTTAGAAGCCCTGAAAAAATTTCTGATGAAATAAAAAATAAAATCAGTCTTTTTTGTGATGTTCCAAAAAGTGCAATTGTTCAATCAGAAAATGTTGATTTTATATATGAAGTTCCTGTTAGATTACATGAACAAGGTTTAGATGATTATGTTTTGCATAAACTTTGCCTTGAAGGAAAGCCAATTGTAAAAAATAATTGGAAAGAAATGATTGATTCATATAAAGAGGTAAAATCTGAATTAGAAATTGGACTTGTTGGCAAATATGTTCAACTTCATGATGCTTATCTTTCAGTCTCTCAAGCGTTAATAGATGCAGGATATAAAAATGCTCATAAGATTAATATTCATTGGATAAATTCTGAAGAAGTTACTGAAGAAACGGCTAAAGAAGTATTTAAAGGAATTGATGGAATTATAGTTCCGGGCGGCTTTGGTGGCAGAGGAATTGAAGGAATGATTGCTACAAGTAAATATGCAAGAGAAAATAATATTCCTTATTTTGGAATATGTCTTGGAATGCAAATTGCAATTATAGATATAGCAAGAAATGTCGCAAATCTTGAAGGAGCAGATTCAACTGAAAAAGATGATACTACCAAATACCCAGTTATAGATTTGATGGAAAATCAATTTGATGTTGAAAATATAGGGGGAACCTTAAGACTTGGTAATTATGATTGTAAACTTTTAAAGAACACTAAATCTAGAGAACTTTATAATTCTGAAATAATTCAAGAAAGACATAGACACAGATACGAATTTAACAATAAATATAGAAAAGAACTTGAAAAAGCTGGAGTTATTTTTTCAGGAATAAATCCTGAACTTAATCTAGTTGAAATTATAGAATATACTGGCAGTAATTATTTTGTTGCTTGTCAATTCCATCCTGAATTTAAATCAAGACCAAATAAAGTTCATCCACTATTTGATGGTTTTATAAAGGCATCTATAAAAAATAAAAATAAATAG
- a CDS encoding glutamine synthetase III has translation MSRIDDFGKFTFNKSAMKRKLPYPVYLKWKNAIRKEELLDKDSADIIAHAMKEWAIEKGATHYCHWFQPLNGNTAKKHESFISKSSENLPIVRFSGEELLKSEPDASSFPNGGMRSTFEARGYTYWDCTANAFIMDNILYIPSIFVSFDGISLDKKAPLLKSMDFLSKQATALYNLFSDEKIFRVRIKVGLEQEFFLIDRKFYEQRVDLINTGRTLIGEMPPKDQELLQHYFGSIPKRVMNYYNSINKKLEDLGINSKTEHNEVAPGQFEVAILYDTVNVSVDNNQIVMEVLRKTAYEHDLVCLLHEKPFKNVNGSGKHNNWSLVTNYGKNLFKLPKKDDEVERLLFAIFMISTVSAVNKYSSLLRVSSSSVRNDLRLGGDEAPPSIVSVYLGNEIENVLCDILDMEVKNPIKLNDFNISNLEFAPRDTDDRNRTSPFAYTDGKFEFRMLGSMQSAADCNIILNTIVASELKNILQKVENINDKSERIVACKNILKEIFVESERILFSGDNYSKEWIEEAERRGLKNNRTYLEAILSAKESKEYDVLLKNGILNYLELGAVYDVCIEDIKNTYLLEMKTLINMINKDVIPSCIQELNFEINLNERVKNVKLNERINKLNNLLEGLFVKLDEFNEFEKTIKNKNGIEEVISLHKFVPRKIEEIRKISDEIESNVSRENWKIPTYEEMFRVLN, from the coding sequence ATGAGCAGAATTGATGATTTTGGAAAATTTACTTTTAATAAAAGTGCAATGAAAAGAAAACTGCCGTATCCTGTATATTTAAAATGGAAGAATGCTATCAGAAAAGAAGAACTTTTGGATAAAGACAGTGCCGATATAATTGCGCATGCAATGAAAGAGTGGGCTATAGAAAAGGGAGCAACACATTATTGTCATTGGTTTCAACCGTTGAATGGTAATACTGCAAAAAAACATGAGAGTTTTATAAGTAAATCAAGTGAAAATTTACCTATAGTTAGATTTTCAGGAGAGGAACTTTTAAAGAGTGAGCCAGATGCTTCATCTTTTCCAAATGGAGGAATGAGATCAACTTTTGAAGCTAGAGGTTATACATATTGGGATTGTACTGCAAATGCTTTTATTATGGATAATATTTTATATATTCCATCAATATTTGTTTCTTTTGATGGTATAAGTTTGGATAAAAAAGCTCCACTTTTAAAAAGTATGGACTTTTTATCAAAACAAGCTACTGCTTTATATAATTTATTTTCAGATGAAAAGATTTTTAGAGTTAGAATAAAAGTTGGCTTAGAACAAGAATTTTTCTTGATTGATAGGAAATTCTATGAACAGAGAGTTGACCTTATAAATACGGGAAGAACATTAATCGGTGAAATGCCACCTAAGGATCAAGAGTTATTACAGCATTATTTTGGTTCAATTCCTAAAAGAGTTATGAATTACTACAATAGTATAAATAAAAAATTAGAGGATTTAGGTATTAATTCTAAAACTGAACATAATGAAGTTGCTCCTGGTCAGTTTGAAGTTGCAATTCTATATGATACAGTAAATGTTTCTGTTGATAATAATCAAATTGTTATGGAAGTTTTAAGAAAAACAGCTTATGAGCATGATCTTGTCTGTTTATTACATGAAAAGCCATTTAAAAATGTAAATGGAAGTGGAAAACATAATAATTGGTCTTTGGTTACAAATTATGGTAAAAATTTATTTAAACTACCAAAAAAAGATGATGAAGTAGAGAGACTACTTTTTGCTATATTTATGATTTCTACAGTCTCAGCTGTAAATAAATATTCTTCATTACTTAGAGTTTCATCTTCAAGCGTTAGAAATGATTTAAGACTTGGAGGAGATGAAGCTCCACCATCAATAGTATCTGTTTATTTAGGAAATGAAATTGAAAATGTATTATGTGATATTTTAGATATGGAAGTTAAAAATCCAATAAAATTAAATGATTTTAATATTAGTAATCTGGAATTTGCACCAAGAGATACTGATGATAGAAATAGAACATCACCTTTTGCTTATACTGATGGAAAATTTGAGTTTAGAATGTTAGGTTCAATGCAAAGTGCAGCAGATTGTAACATAATTTTAAATACAATAGTTGCTTCAGAGCTTAAAAATATTTTACAGAAAGTTGAAAATATTAATGATAAGTCTGAAAGAATTGTGGCTTGCAAAAATATTCTAAAAGAAATCTTTGTTGAAAGTGAAAGAATTTTATTTTCTGGCGATAATTACTCAAAAGAATGGATTGAAGAAGCAGAAAGAAGAGGACTTAAAAATAATAGAACATATTTAGAAGCAATATTAAGTGCAAAAGAGTCAAAAGAGTATGATGTTCTTTTGAAAAATGGTATTTTAAATTATTTAGAATTAGGTGCAGTTTATGATGTTTGCATTGAAGATATAAAGAATACTTATTTGCTAGAGATGAAAACATTAATTAATATGATTAATAAAGATGTCATTCCATCTTGTATACAAGAACTTAATTTTGAAATAAATTTGAATGAAAGAGTAAAAAATGTTAAACTAAATGAGAGAATTAACAAACTAAATAATTTGCTTGAGGGATTATTTGTTAAACTTGATGAATTTAATGAATTTGAAAAAACAATAAAAAATAAAAATGGAATTGAAGAAGTAATAAGTTTACATAAATTCGTTCCTAGAAAAATAGAAGAAATTAGGAAAATAAGTGATGAAATTGAATCAAATGTTTCAAGAGAAAATTGGAAAATACCAACTTATGAGGAAATGTTTAGAGTATTAAATTAG
- a CDS encoding Glu/Leu/Phe/Val family dehydrogenase → MNSVNPLENVQMILKKSCEVLDLDESVYNLLKEPERTIEINIPVKMDNGKFRIFKGYRSQHCDVMGPYKGGIRFHQSVNGDEVKALSIWMSLKCSATHLPFGGGKGGIIVDVNELSENELEKLSRGYVKELYKYIGDRFDIPAPDVNTNEKIMAWMLDEYIKLTGNNTLATFTGKALGFGGSFGRKEATGVGVAVMTRESLNKLGINIRDSKIAIQGFGNVGSNTAKHLARMGGNILAVSEFDNEHGVYTIYNENGFNVFELIDYFSKNHTLYDFKGSKHISIDQFYSLDVDVLIPCALENSITEEEAQKIRAKLIVEGANGPVNYLADRILSQKNIEVIPDILANSGGVIASYYEWVQNISGMDMTEDDVLNKVEYKMLLAYNEIMKIKDKYDVTMRLASYIYSVLRLYKILKLRSRI, encoded by the coding sequence ATGAATAGTGTTAATCCGTTAGAAAATGTTCAAATGATTTTAAAAAAATCTTGTGAAGTTTTAGATTTAGATGAAAGTGTTTATAATCTTTTAAAGGAACCAGAAAGAACCATAGAAATAAATATACCTGTAAAAATGGATAATGGAAAATTTAGAATTTTCAAAGGTTATCGTTCTCAACATTGCGATGTTATGGGTCCATATAAAGGAGGTATCAGATTTCATCAAAGTGTAAATGGGGATGAAGTTAAAGCTTTATCTATTTGGATGAGTTTAAAATGTTCAGCTACTCATTTGCCTTTTGGCGGTGGAAAAGGTGGAATAATAGTAGATGTAAATGAATTATCTGAAAATGAGCTTGAAAAACTATCAAGAGGATATGTTAAAGAGCTTTACAAATATATTGGAGATAGATTTGATATTCCAGCACCTGATGTAAATACAAACGAAAAAATTATGGCTTGGATGTTAGATGAGTATATAAAATTAACCGGTAATAATACTCTTGCAACTTTTACCGGAAAAGCGTTAGGCTTTGGGGGATCTTTTGGAAGAAAAGAGGCAACAGGAGTTGGAGTTGCCGTTATGACTAGAGAATCCTTAAATAAATTAGGTATTAATATAAGAGATTCAAAAATTGCAATTCAAGGTTTCGGAAATGTAGGTTCTAATACTGCGAAACATTTAGCAAGAATGGGTGGAAATATTTTAGCAGTTTCAGAATTTGATAATGAACATGGTGTTTACACCATATATAATGAGAATGGATTTAATGTTTTTGAACTAATTGATTATTTTTCAAAAAATCATACATTATATGATTTTAAGGGTTCTAAACATATTTCAATAGATCAATTTTATTCTTTAGATGTAGATGTTCTTATACCTTGTGCTTTAGAAAATTCAATTACAGAAGAAGAAGCTCAAAAAATAAGAGCTAAATTAATTGTTGAAGGGGCTAATGGCCCTGTTAATTATCTTGCCGATAGAATATTAAGTCAAAAAAATATTGAAGTAATTCCAGATATTTTAGCAAATTCAGGCGGTGTTATAGCTTCTTACTATGAATGGGTACAAAATATTTCGGGAATGGATATGACAGAAGATGATGTTTTAAATAAAGTAGAGTATAAAATGCTACTTGCTTATAATGAAATAATGAAGATAAAAGATAAATATGATGTAACAATGAGACTTGCTTCTTATATTTATTCAGTTTTAAGACTTTATAAGATATTAAAGTTAAGATCTAGAATTTAA
- a CDS encoding ABC-F family ATP-binding cassette domain-containing protein: protein MIVLSVNGLTKSFLSENILENVTFSISNRDKVGIVGDNGSGKTTLFNLLIKDLSADSGEVNFAKNVNLSILKQNISYTSDKSVYEECLEVFEDIIFLEKEIRELEIEMGNKDLSEEEIHKLFDIYESKRHYFEENNGYSYNSKVRGVLFGLGFLEEDFSKSVNNLSGGQKSRLHLAKILLKPSNLILLDEPTNHLDIESIQFLESYLREYKGSCLIISHDRYFLNAVCNRIFSIENKKLKVFNCGYDEYISRREKDFEINRHLYEKQQKEISRQKEIIQRFENYGNNRFIKQASSRRRLLDKMDLIENPEIYKNSMRLKLVPEVESGKDVLDISDLTMGFNDKILFNNINLNIYKGDKIGLVGKNGVGKTTLFKIICNNLEALKGKCDLGARVSIGYYDQEQKTLSNQNTVMDEFWDAYPKMNNFEVRSHLAKFNFFDEDLFKSVGELSGGERARLELLKLMLSKSNFLLLDEPTNHLDIESKEVLEKAIVDYSGTVLTISHDRYFLNKVVNKIWLLEDSKITEYYGNYDYFLEKLNEKNEIEEKIISKTEIEKEKKKKRELERQEKAKKQKLKEIEDKIFEIEDKIETCNRDIQNPEIFNDKDKFLKLSKDLSELIEEKENLYLEWENYL, encoded by the coding sequence ATGATTGTTTTAAGTGTTAATGGCTTAACTAAGTCGTTTTTAAGTGAAAATATATTAGAAAATGTGACTTTTTCGATTTCTAACAGAGATAAAGTTGGAATAGTAGGAGATAATGGAAGTGGCAAAACTACATTATTTAACCTTTTAATTAAAGATTTATCTGCTGATAGTGGAGAAGTAAATTTTGCAAAAAATGTAAATCTATCTATTTTAAAACAAAATATTTCTTATACTAGTGATAAATCAGTTTATGAAGAATGCCTAGAAGTTTTTGAAGATATTATTTTTCTTGAAAAAGAGATAAGAGAATTAGAGATTGAAATGGGTAATAAGGATTTAAGTGAAGAAGAAATTCACAAACTTTTTGATATATATGAAAGTAAAAGACATTATTTTGAAGAAAATAATGGATATTCTTATAATTCGAAAGTTAGAGGAGTTTTGTTTGGACTTGGTTTTTTAGAGGAAGACTTTTCTAAATCAGTTAATAATTTGAGTGGTGGGCAAAAAAGTAGATTACATTTAGCAAAAATTTTACTTAAACCGTCAAATTTGATTTTACTTGATGAACCAACAAACCACTTAGATATAGAATCTATTCAGTTTTTAGAGTCTTATCTAAGAGAATATAAAGGAAGCTGCCTTATTATTTCTCATGATAGGTATTTTTTAAATGCTGTTTGTAACAGGATTTTTTCAATAGAGAATAAGAAATTAAAGGTTTTTAATTGTGGATATGATGAATATATTTCAAGACGTGAAAAAGATTTTGAAATTAATAGACATCTTTATGAAAAACAACAAAAAGAGATTTCTAGGCAGAAAGAAATTATTCAAAGATTTGAAAATTATGGAAATAATAGATTTATAAAGCAGGCAAGTTCAAGACGCAGACTTCTTGATAAAATGGATTTGATTGAAAATCCAGAAATTTATAAAAATTCAATGAGATTAAAACTAGTTCCAGAAGTTGAGTCTGGGAAAGATGTTTTGGATATTTCAGATTTGACAATGGGATTTAATGATAAAATTTTATTTAATAATATAAATTTAAATATCTATAAAGGAGATAAAATTGGTCTTGTTGGAAAGAATGGAGTTGGTAAAACAACTTTATTCAAAATAATTTGTAATAATCTTGAGGCTTTAAAAGGAAAATGTGATTTAGGTGCTAGAGTATCAATTGGGTATTACGATCAGGAGCAAAAAACTTTAAGTAATCAAAATACAGTTATGGATGAATTTTGGGATGCCTATCCAAAAATGAATAATTTTGAAGTTAGAAGTCATCTTGCAAAGTTTAACTTTTTTGATGAAGATTTATTTAAATCTGTTGGAGAATTAAGTGGTGGAGAAAGAGCAAGGCTTGAACTTTTAAAACTAATGTTGTCGAAATCTAACTTTTTACTTCTTGATGAACCAACGAATCATTTAGATATTGAAAGTAAAGAGGTTTTAGAAAAAGCAATTGTAGATTATTCTGGAACAGTTCTCACTATTTCGCATGATAGATATTTTTTAAATAAAGTTGTAAATAAAATTTGGTTATTAGAGGATAGTAAAATAACAGAATATTATGGGAATTATGATTACTTTTTAGAAAAGTTAAATGAAAAAAATGAAATAGAAGAAAAGATAATCTCAAAGACAGAAATTGAGAAAGAAAAAAAGAAGAAAAGAGAATTAGAAAGACAAGAAAAAGCTAAAAAACAAAAATTGAAGGAAATTGAAGATAAAATTTTTGAAATAGAAGACAAAATTGAAACTTGTAATAGAGATATTCAAAATCCAGAAATTTTTAATGATAAAGATAAATTTTTAAAACTTAGTAAAGATTTGTCTGAATTGATAGAAGAAAAGGAAAATTTATATTTAGAATGGGAAAATTACTTGTAG
- a CDS encoding O-antigen ligase family protein gives MKGLRYMNYIDGILEKYGLNLDELLILIVSFTVFLPFYFLIFAFNALFFYLIVSGKIIPILKGTPYVKNVLAFTLLIFVVSVFKHNLYGIGVSIIIFEFAMFFMYYRSIINRKLFSRIINLYMIVSIFCFILTILSVLYSKFSMDLKMYEFIEYMALHRPVSSFFNTNYYATICEFIIIIAMYYFLSNKNKNNRLYFLCVSTLAFIVLFLTENRTALPTILIATLVLSLTKNNKKVFAFLGIFTVVIVILMIFSNRIFPRYEFIGNSLGTRKEIWDNAIKLFKQTFLFGSGPMAYQNATWVTHPANHAHNIALDVLINFGIVGILVIAPLFVGIVKQVYSIRKRNLFRLIIALTVVVILHGMLDVTILWHQTAYIYFSVLLAVGKVSNFESKFIF, from the coding sequence ATGAAAGGCTTAAGATATATGAATTATATTGATGGTATTTTAGAAAAATATGGGCTAAATTTAGATGAACTATTAATATTAATAGTTTCATTTACAGTGTTTTTACCATTTTATTTTTTAATATTCGCTTTTAATGCTCTATTTTTCTATTTAATAGTTAGTGGTAAAATTATTCCTATATTAAAAGGAACGCCATATGTTAAAAATGTTTTAGCATTTACTCTACTAATATTCGTAGTTTCAGTGTTTAAACATAATTTATATGGTATTGGAGTATCAATAATTATATTTGAATTTGCTATGTTTTTTATGTACTATAGATCTATTATAAATAGAAAGTTATTTTCAAGAATTATTAATCTGTATATGATTGTTTCAATATTTTGTTTTATTTTGACAATTCTTTCAGTACTATATAGTAAGTTTAGTATGGATTTAAAGATGTATGAATTTATAGAATATATGGCTTTGCATAGACCAGTATCGTCATTTTTTAATACGAATTACTATGCTACTATTTGTGAATTCATAATTATAATAGCAATGTATTATTTTTTATCAAATAAAAATAAAAATAATAGACTGTATTTTTTGTGTGTAAGTACACTTGCATTTATAGTTCTGTTTTTGACAGAAAATAGAACTGCATTACCAACAATTTTGATTGCAACTTTGGTGCTTTCTTTAACGAAAAATAATAAAAAAGTTTTTGCATTTCTTGGAATTTTTACAGTGGTCATAGTAATACTTATGATTTTTTCTAATAGGATTTTTCCAAGATATGAATTTATAGGAAATTCTCTTGGAACAAGGAAAGAAATTTGGGATAATGCTATTAAACTATTTAAACAAACTTTCTTGTTTGGTAGTGGCCCAATGGCTTATCAAAATGCAACTTGGGTAACTCACCCGGCAAACCATGCTCATAACATAGCTTTAGATGTATTAATTAATTTTGGTATTGTCGGTATTTTGGTAATTGCACCTCTTTTTGTAGGAATAGTTAAGCAAGTATATAGTATAAGAAAAAGAAATTTATTTAGACTCATAATAGCTTTAACTGTTGTAGTTATTTTGCATGGAATGTTGGATGTTACAATCCTATGGCATCAAACTGCTTATATTTATTTTAGTGTATTACTAGCGGTTGGAAAAGTTAGTAACTTTGAATCTAAATTTATTTTCTAA
- a CDS encoding redox-sensing transcriptional repressor Rex has protein sequence MLDDKISVAVIKRLPKYYRYLELIGDKGIIRVSSQELSKITGLTASQIRQDLNHFGAFGQQGYGYNVEELKIELEKIMGVDKPYNVVIIGFGNIGSALLNYSGFRKKGFKVVGIFDNSSDIIGSKQNDVVVKDISELEEVVTREKVDIAILAIPARPAQEITDKLVACGIKGIWNFAPIDLKLPRNVVLENVHLDGSLLTLTYYMNSLKDYPGVR, from the coding sequence ATGTTAGACGATAAAATTTCTGTTGCAGTTATAAAACGTTTACCTAAATATTATAGATACCTTGAACTTATTGGAGATAAGGGAATAATTAGAGTATCTTCTCAAGAATTAAGTAAGATTACAGGTTTAACTGCATCACAAATTAGACAAGATTTGAATCACTTTGGTGCATTTGGTCAACAAGGCTATGGATACAATGTAGAAGAGTTAAAAATTGAGTTGGAAAAAATTATGGGTGTTGATAAGCCTTATAATGTAGTTATTATTGGTTTTGGTAATATTGGTAGTGCATTGTTAAACTATAGTGGATTTAGAAAAAAAGGCTTTAAGGTTGTAGGAATTTTTGATAACTCATCAGATATTATTGGAAGTAAACAAAATGATGTTGTTGTTAAAGATATTTCAGAATTAGAAGAAGTTGTAACTAGAGAAAAAGTTGATATTGCAATTTTAGCGATTCCTGCAAGACCTGCACAAGAAATAACTGATAAACTAGTTGCTTGTGGTATAAAAGGAATTTGGAATTTTGCACCAATTGATTTGAAATTACCAAGAAATGTTGTGCTTGAAAATGTTCATTTAGATGGAAGTCTTTTAACTCTTACTTACTATATGAATAGTTTAAAGGATTATCCAGGGGTAAGATAG
- a CDS encoding Crp/Fnr family transcriptional regulator, giving the protein MNNFEIIKECPIFKDFSIDEIIEIFSVVSFYEKNYKKNDIILAENTKVEYFGIITNGRIAVSNFDYFGNRNILNVFEKGDSFGEALVSLEMKIPHEIISLTSSSVIWIEYSSLSNSQYYQKILNNLLNIISTKNLILNKKLQILSKRTTREKILEYLSTQKKLLSIDSNFEINLNRNEMADYLALDRSNLSRELGKLKKEGIIDFKKNKFRLL; this is encoded by the coding sequence TTGAATAACTTTGAAATAATAAAAGAATGTCCAATATTTAAGGACTTTTCAATAGATGAAATAATAGAAATATTTTCAGTAGTATCTTTTTACGAAAAAAATTATAAAAAAAATGATATAATTCTAGCTGAAAATACAAAAGTAGAATATTTTGGAATAATTACAAATGGAAGAATTGCAGTTTCTAATTTCGATTATTTTGGAAATAGAAATATTTTAAATGTTTTTGAAAAAGGAGATTCATTTGGTGAAGCCTTGGTTTCATTAGAAATGAAAATTCCTCACGAAATAATTTCTCTAACAAGTTCTTCTGTAATTTGGATTGAGTATAGTAGTTTATCTAATTCTCAATATTACCAAAAAATTTTAAATAATCTTTTAAATATAATATCTACAAAAAATTTAATTTTAAATAAAAAATTACAAATACTATCAAAGAGAACTACTAGAGAAAAAATTTTAGAATATCTTTCAACTCAAAAAAAGTTACTATCAATAGATAGCAACTTTGAAATAAATCTAAATAGAAATGAAATGGCAGACTACCTTGCACTAGACAGAAGTAATCTTTCAAGAGAGCTTGGAAAATTAAAAAAAGAAGGCATCATAGACTTTAAAAAAAATAAATTTAGATTACTATAA